A single genomic interval of Falsibacillus albus harbors:
- the spoVAC gene encoding stage V sporulation protein AC: MAKNQKTPEQQQYEQLEQKYEIKRPVLKNCVKAFFVGGIFCFVGQALTYFYIYFFNFTEQTAGNPTVATMVFIAMLLTGFGLYDRIGQFGGAGSAVPVTGFGNAVISAAIEHRTEGFVLGVGGNIFKLAGSVIVFGVFSAFIVALIKTLLMKWGVI, from the coding sequence ATGGCCAAAAACCAAAAAACACCAGAACAACAGCAGTATGAACAATTGGAGCAAAAATATGAAATAAAGCGGCCGGTGCTAAAAAATTGTGTGAAAGCATTTTTTGTCGGTGGGATCTTTTGCTTTGTGGGGCAGGCGCTCACCTATTTTTACATATATTTTTTCAATTTCACCGAACAGACAGCTGGCAACCCAACAGTCGCAACAATGGTATTTATCGCTATGCTCCTCACAGGTTTTGGGTTATATGACCGAATTGGACAGTTTGGCGGTGCAGGCAGCGCCGTACCGGTTACAGGTTTTGGCAATGCAGTCATCTCTGCAGCAATCGAACATCGCACCGAAGGATTTGTACTAGGGGTCGGGGGGAATATTTTTAAGCTCGCAGGGTCGGTTATTGTCTTTGGCGTGTTTTCTGCATTTATTGTAGCTCTGATAAAAACACTATTAATGAAATGGGGAGTGATTTGA
- the spoVAD gene encoding stage V sporulation protein AD produces MLKGNQSWIFSNRPAILSTGVIGGPFEKNGKLSADFDRFYDDLWMGQDTYEKAQRVLIEDAVQTALQKSGINQNQIQQFITGDLINQITPSSFAARTNQIPYLGVFGACSTSMEGLALAAFIVNYQGAQYIVTGASSHNAATEKQFRYPTEYGGQKPPTAQWTVTGAGYALVGSCMNGGSPQPRITSATIGKVIDMGLTDPFNMGGAMAPAAVDTIQAHFQDTQRDPSYYDLIVTGDLAKIGRETALDMLNQKGVAVQDNQFQDCGLLIYGEDQPVQSGASGPGCSATVLYGHLLNQMKQGTYKKILVVATGALLSPLTFQQNESIPCIAHAVSIEYV; encoded by the coding sequence ATGTTAAAAGGAAACCAGTCCTGGATATTTTCAAATCGCCCTGCGATTCTTTCAACAGGTGTGATCGGGGGCCCATTTGAAAAGAATGGAAAGCTTTCGGCTGACTTTGATCGATTTTATGATGATTTATGGATGGGACAGGACACATATGAAAAAGCCCAAAGAGTGCTGATTGAAGATGCAGTGCAAACCGCCCTTCAAAAAAGCGGCATAAACCAAAACCAAATACAGCAATTCATAACCGGTGATTTAATCAATCAGATCACGCCTTCCAGTTTTGCTGCAAGAACAAATCAAATTCCATATCTGGGGGTCTTTGGTGCATGCTCTACCTCCATGGAAGGATTGGCGCTGGCGGCATTCATCGTCAACTATCAAGGAGCTCAATATATTGTTACCGGGGCTTCCAGTCATAATGCAGCGACTGAAAAACAATTTAGATATCCAACGGAATACGGCGGGCAGAAACCTCCGACAGCCCAATGGACGGTGACAGGGGCAGGTTATGCCTTGGTTGGTTCATGCATGAACGGGGGATCACCTCAGCCGCGTATCACCTCGGCCACAATTGGCAAGGTAATCGATATGGGGCTGACGGATCCTTTTAATATGGGAGGTGCCATGGCGCCTGCCGCGGTCGATACCATCCAGGCACACTTCCAGGATACTCAGCGTGATCCATCTTATTATGATCTCATCGTGACTGGGGATTTGGCCAAAATCGGAAGGGAAACAGCTTTGGATATGTTGAATCAAAAAGGGGTAGCCGTGCAAGATAATCAATTCCAGGATTGCGGGCTGTTGATTTACGGCGAAGATCAGCCTGTACAATCTGGTGCAAGCGGACCTGGCTGTTCAGCCACAGTCTTATATGGACATCTGCTTAATCAAATGAAACAAGGAACATACAAAAAAATTCTCGTTGTTGCTACAGGGGCTTTATTATCGCCGCTTACTTTCCAGCAAAACGAATCCATTCCTTGCATTGCACATGCTGTATCGATCGAATATGTCTAA